In Aspergillus luchuensis IFO 4308 DNA, chromosome 1, nearly complete sequence, the following are encoded in one genomic region:
- a CDS encoding uncharacterized protein (COG:S;~EggNog:ENOG410PNM2;~InterPro:IPR012578;~PFAM:PF08058;~TransMembrane:2 (o54-78i90-111o)): MASPAPPSTPKAASAPAATPDGSQTPGKWRHPHLNEVVRRQNAGTFGDRNINRLVWNTAALFATWVFGDTIKSYLLWLQKIGSVSTYPDLSLLVLRVIFALNILVALYPLFRPKDNFSDIPLTPTQRSLLGLDPSATQSFTPGTTYVTPPRYRLSASRNASPASRSGSPLSASAGASGHRLSSGPSFSPSPSPLLHKVVTNGSKESGRRPSFGSSSPLGRSSSFSPFKESSFKESTFKDSTSTFRESTMSTFSGMSSIAPATPSPVGGKRVSLGLSNKWLYERSRRLSASNGSL; the protein is encoded by the exons atGGCGTCCCCTGCCCCTCCTTCTACCCCGAAAGCTGCATCTGCACCTGCAGCGACGCCTGATGGCTCTCAGACGCCTGGGAAGTGgcgtcatcctcatctgaACGAGGTCGTCCGTCGACAGAATGCTGGTACATTCGGAGATCGCAATATAAATAGGCTTGTGTGGAACACAGCCGCTTTGTTTGCGACATGGGTGTTTGGAGACACCATCAAGTCATA TTTGCTTTGGCTTCAGAAAATTGGCTCGGTCTCTACATACCCCGATCTTTCATTGCTAGTCCTACGAGTCATCTTTGCTCTGAACATCCTGGTTGCATTGTACCCGCTTTTCCGCCCGAAGGACAACTTCTCCGATATTCCATTGACCCCTACACAACGCTCGCTTTTGGGACTGGATCCCTCTGCCACACAGTCGTTTACTCCGGGCACGACGTACGTTACTCCGCCTAGGTACCGACTTTCTGCGTCTCGGAACGCCAGTCCAGCTAGCAGATCCGGTTCCCCCTTGTCAGCAAGCGCTGGCGCTTCCGGGCACAGGCTATCGTCAGGACCTTCTTTCTCGCCCTCTCCGAGCCCGTTATTGCACAAAGTGGTCACAAATGGTAGCAAGGAAAGCGGGCGGAGGCCGAGCTTTGGATCTTCGTCTCCGCTCGGGCGCAGCTCATCCTTTTCGCCTTTCAAAGAATCTTCTTTTAAGGAGTCTACGTTCAAAGACTCTACATCCACATTCAGAGAATCGACCATGTCGACATTTTCCGGTATGTCCAGCATTGCGCCCGCGACTCCTTCACCGGTGGGTGGCAAGCGTGTGAGCCTGGGTTTGAGCAACAAGTGGCTGTATGAGCGGAGCCGGCGCCTGTCAGCAAGCAATGGTAGCCTTTGA
- a CDS encoding uncharacterized protein (COG:S;~EggNog:ENOG410PRD4), with the protein MAQNAVGRLFRSQNSTTLRQSIGSLTQTRNASRNAVPTFQQTSSPELDQALTRFREELFIPFGLGQDQRRLMFRQKYADRLEQEPVTANISEDEDFLLRPMDPQSRPTLKEAAEVISLMQSKNDWKNLVPFLSGLQMAKRHLKPNRLEWLVRKAGEHNAVNFVVEAAKQADRTGVKLNEVGIVQRLFFELHRKAQKAEFQGPEVTKAFNLATQLVGLMERPPHVQHDVMVDPKRKPFVAGTLLELSAARALSEFEGKDQGGLVRIYSSRVLGCWKMGNFASDVQDWRAVDKMLQENVPIYNGMKLALKVQGIANDKTVAPGLKNRLNELGQLIAKQKKSALEEIQKNPSLGLAQAQLLHEN; encoded by the exons ATGGCGCAAAACGCCGTGGGAAGGCTCTTCCGCAGCCAGAATTCCACGACTCTGCGTCAATCCATTGGGTCGCTCACACAGACGCGCAATGCTTCTAGAAATG CCGTCCCTACCTTCCAACAAACCTCATCCCCGGAGCTGGACCAAGCCCTCACCCGGTTCCGCGAAGAGCTCTTCATACCCTTCGGTCTCGGCCAGGACCAACGACGTCTCATGTTCCGCCAGAAGTATGCCGACCGACTGGAGCAAGAGCCCGTGACGGCCAACATAagcgaggacgaagactTCCTCCTGCGCCCGATGGACCCGCAATCACGACCGACGCTCAAAGAAGCCGCGGAGGTGATCAGCCTGATGCAGAGCAAGAATGACTGGAAGAACCTGGTGCCGTTCCTTTCGGGACTACAGATGGCCAAGCGGCACTTGAAGCCTAACCGGTTGGAGTGGCTGGTGCGGAAGGCGGGCGAACACAATGCGGTGAACTTCGTGGTGGAAGCCGCGAAGCAGGCGGACAGGACGGGCGTGAAGCTGAATGAGGTCGGGATTGTGCAGCGGTTGTTCTTTGAACTGCATCGCAAGGCTCAGAAGGCGGAGTTCCAGGGCCCGGAGGTTACGAAGGCGTTCAATTTGGCGACGCAgttggttgggttgatgGAGCGGCCGCCGCATGTTCAGCATGATGTGATGGTTGATCCCAAGAGGAAGCCGTTTGTGGCGGGGACGTTGTTGGAGTTGAGTGCTGCTAGGGCGCTGAGTGAGTTCGAGGGTAAGGATCAGGGTGGTCTGGTGCGCATCTACAGTAGTCGGGTGCTGGGATGCTGGAAGATGGGTAACTTTGCTAGTGATGTCCAGGATTGGCGCGCTGTGGATAAGATGCTGCAGGAGAATGTGCCGATCTATAATGGTATGAAGCTTGCGCTGAAGGTGCAGGGCATTGCCAATGACAAGACGGTTGCTCCGGGCCTGAAGAACCGGCTGAATGAGCTGGGTCAGTTGATCgccaagcagaagaagagcgctCTTGAGGAGATTCAGAAGAACCCTTCGCTGGGTCTGGCGCAGGCTCAGCTCCTTCATGAGAACTAG
- a CDS encoding mitochondrial 54S ribosomal protein bL19m (BUSCO:EOG09264I6B;~COG:J;~EggNog:ENOG410PPRY;~InterPro:IPR008991,IPR001857,IPR038657;~PFAM:PF01245;~go_component: GO:0005840 - ribosome [Evidence IEA];~go_function: GO:0003735 - structural constituent of ribosome [Evidence IEA];~go_process: GO:0006412 - translation [Evidence IEA]), with translation MASSSPILQQLGCFRSLLLKPQSLSSTTTVNNQIGRRALSTVYSAKPEPKPLPKNLPEQFLRQLPLRMRPNPERKERKIPPPPPAPQCKDPVNAVQEAQLAQLDPTGERRALFDYRRSPRSVKVGDILRVTFKNGDPFSGVCLSIRLRGVDTSFLLRNQLTRVGVEMSIKVFSPNVESVEIVQRAEKRKRRARLYYMRKPKHDMGSVENLVANYLRQKRSLTGKRGGGQTKRR, from the exons AtggcgtcttcttccccgatcctgcagcagctgggctgcttccgctccctcctcctGAAGCCCCAGTCGCTGTCGTCCACCACTACCGTCAACAACCAGATCGGTCGCCGTGCGCTCAGCACCGTCTACTCCGCGAAACCTGAGCCCAAGCCTCTTCCTAAGAACCTGCCGGAGCAGTTCCTTCGTCAATTACCGCTTCGTATGCGGCCGAATCCTG AGCGCAAAGAACGCAagatccctcctcctccgcccgcCCCTCAGTGCAAGGACCCCGTGAACGCCGTGCAAGAGGCCCAATTGGCGCAGCTGGATCCCACGGGCGAGCGCCGCGCTCTTTTCGACTACAGACGGAGTCCTCGCAGTGTCAAGGTCGGCGATATCCTGCGGGTGACGTTCAAGAATGGAGATCCGTTCTCCGGTGTGTGTTTGAGCATTCGGTTGCGCGGTGTTGATACGTCGTTCTTGTTGCGCAACCAGTTGACGAGAGTTGGAGTTGAGATGTCGATTAAGGTGTTCAGTCCTAATGTTGAGAGTGTGGAGATTGTCCagagggcggagaagaggaagagacgcGCGAGGTTGTATTACATGAG GAAGCCCAAGCACGATATGGGCAGCGTCGAGAACCTCGTTGCCAACTACCTCCGACAGAAGAGATCGCTTACTGGCAAGAGGGGCGGTGGCCAGACGAAGAGACGGTAG
- a CDS encoding uncharacterized protein (COG:S;~EggNog:ENOG410PH6R;~TransMembrane:1 (o22-42i)) yields the protein MDSNPSIVAKLDAFAAELLADWNIYTTLIAGGIVAFLVFSFVTSKDSDIHPFLLARQSTAFPVRQPGETAQYRSLETPHGFPLRSGLNVKDPGAPRWTSGRKGDLRDIWKAAVRGAVGEDGKGSGKQGKIYTVLGRKAIEHSLEQVTQEINVIGSRLQSSKVNTVAVCLTDSVELLASIFAGAFYGLKTIIIPHNLDADSLSSLLKESGAEALIAEAGALDLSLVAKGNDQLSQVIWVAKLGSRHMDWNDVPEDVKGTLEVRVWHELVEEKKDLTGLDVPSWDPSTPAPSLTTVWPSKSSAGEFIEYQSENLIAGIAGIMFSLPRPQRLNPNDLVLSIDSLSRSYPLCQVMAALYSNASVALNSVAGESVDFALATVGLSPTVIIASSRTMSEYHSKFMKPHSGFVSLFSRWIQVRSLDSGYMPSHGLLNQVANVGPTAELSLDKLRLLCISHRVNAGREAQLDYEQLADLRILTGARVVYALTGPGVAGAVFQTNIFDYRRFQGSSHFGAPLSSVEVVLTGGSGDEAKQEGQITVSGPSVISRKTTLEGRARIRDDNTFELLP from the exons ATGGACTCCAATCCGTCCATCGTGGCCAAGCTCGATGCCTTTGCGGCAGAGCTCCTGGCTGACTGGAACATCTACACTACTTTGATCGCGGGCGGCATTGtcgccttcctcgtcttctcctTCGTCACTTCAAAAGATTCCGATATTCACCCTTTTCTACTCGCTCGCCAGTCGACCGCTTTTCCCGTACGACAGCCCGGTGAAACTGCTCAATACCGCAGTCTCGAGACTCCGCACGGTTTCCCCCTCCGATCCGGACTCAACGTCAAGGACCCCGGCGCTCCGAGATGGACAAGCGGTCGCAAGGGTGATCTGCGCGACATCTGGAAGGCCGCCGTGCGGGGTGCAGTGGGAGAGGACGGCAAGGGCTCTGGTAAACAAGGAAAAATCTATACTGTGCTCGGCAGGAAAGCAATCGAGCATTCCTTGGAGCAAGTTACCCAAGAAATCAATGTCATTGGAAGTCGTTTGCAGTCCTCCAAGGTGAACACGGTCGCCGTCTGTCTGACAGACTCGGTTGAGCTTCTGGCTTCTATCTTCG CGGGCGCTTTCTACGGTCTCAAGactatcatcatcccccacaACTTGGACGCCGACTCTCTTTCAAGTCTTCTGAAGGAGTCTGGAGCGGAGGCTCTTATCGCGGAGGCCGGCGCTCTTGACCTATCTCTCGTCGCCAAGGGTAATGATCAGCTCTCGCAGGTGATCTGGGTTGCAAAGCTCGGAAGCAGACACATGGACTGGAACGATGTCCCCGAAGATGTCAAGGGTACTCTGGAGGTTCGTGTCTGGCACGAGCTggttgaagaaaagaaggaccTTACCGGTCTTGATGTTCCCAGCTGGGACCCCAGTACTCCGGCGCCTTCCCTCACCACTGTTTGGCCTTCCAAGTCGTCCGCAGGCGAGTTCATCGAATATCAATCAGAG AACCTGATTGCGGGTATTGCTGGAATTATGTTTTCCCTCCCTCGTCCTCAGCGGCTCAACCCCAACGATCTGGTTCTCTCGATTGATTCCCTCTCACGGTCATACCCTCTGTGCCAAGTCATGGCTGCACTGTACTCGAATGCGTCCGTTGCCCTCAATTCTGTTGCTGGAGAGAGCGTTGACTTTGCTCTCGCCACTGTTGGATTGTCCCCAACAGTCATTATTGCTTCGTCGCGCACCATGTCTGAATACCACAGCAAGTTCATGAAGCCGCATTCCGGGTttgtttctctcttttctcgcTGGATTCAGGTGCGAAGCCTGGACTCCGGCTACATGCCCTCGCACGGTTTGCTGAACCAGGTGGCCAACGTCGGGCCTACCGCCGAACTCTCGCTTGATAAGCTGCGTCTGCTGTGCATTTCGCACCGTGTTAATGCCGGCCGTGAGGCTCAGCTGGACTATGAGCAACTCGCAGACTTGCGTATCCTCACCGGAGCACGCGTGGTGTACGCTTTGACCGGTCCCGGggttgctggtgctgtttTCCAGACCAATATTTTCGACTATCGCCGCTTCCAAGGCTCGAGCCACTTTGGTGCGCCTCTGAGCAGTGTTGAAGTTGTGTTGACCGGTGGCTCGGGCGATGAGGCAAAACAAGAGGGCCAG ATCACCGTATCCGGTCCTTCTGTCATCTCTCGCAAGACCACCTTGGAAGGACGTGCTCGCATTCGCGATGATAACACCTTTGAACTCCTTCCCTAG
- a CDS encoding putative MFS allantoate transporter (COG:G;~EggNog:ENOG410QDJA;~InterPro:IPR020846,IPR011701,IPR036259;~PFAM:PF07690;~TransMembrane:10 (i61-82o106-128i140-158o196-216i228-248o336-354i361-381o387-409i421-442o454-475i);~go_function: GO:0022857 - transmembrane transporter activity [Evidence IEA];~go_process: GO:0055085 - transmembrane transport [Evidence IEA]), with protein MAEISQSKPEIAHEENIGHPANNHETDWVKKQTSDGDVAMTLITDPDALDEPVDPAEVRKILWKIDFMILPYLAVCYAFFYIDKTTLSYAAIFGIEEDLNLHGTQYSWLSSIFYFGFLAWAFPTNFLLQRLPIGKYLGANIFLWGVFLIIQAACHNFTTLAVLRALGGAAEACADPAFMLITGMWYTRREQPVRLGLWYTANGLGIALGGLLGYGIGNIRGALPSWKYEFIVIGSLCAAWGIVMFILLPDSPVTAPLLTKRQRRIAIERVRENQTGIENKHIKPHQIWEAFTDYKLYIFFLLGVSCNIPNGGISNFGTIIIQGFGFSTLVTTLMQIPYGAIIALSILLCVYLNDRFENRRCVFIVIFLLPNIAGAFGLRFVPPHVKVGRLICYYLTGPYNAAFVLILSMQIANTAGHTKKVVTNAVLFLGYCTGNIAGPFFYKESQKPTYDLGIWSMIVCHLVEVVLITALGLLLRWENKRRDRIQSQLAGGLEGRDLDSTAFLDLTDRENLNFRYIY; from the exons ATGGCGGAGATATCGCAGTCCAAACCAGAAATCGCTCATGAGGAAAATATAGGCCATCCTGCAAACAATCATGAAACAGACTGGGTTAAGAAGCAGACGTCTGATGGCGATGTTGCTATGACGCTTATTACGGACCCGGATGCGCTTGATGAGCCTGTTGATCCGGCAGAAGTAAGGAAGATACTGTGGAAGATCGATTTCATGATCCTTCCATATCTGGCAGTTTGCTATGCATTCTTCTACATTGACAAG ACAACCCTGAGTTACGCGGCAATCTTTGGGATTGAGGAAGACCTCAACCTCCATGGCACACAATATAGCTGGCTATCGAGTATTTTCTACTTTGGGTTTCTGGCCTGGGCATTT CCCACCAACTTCCTTTTGCAACGCTTACCAATTG GAAAGTATCTTGGTGCCAATATATTCCTGTG GGGAGTATTCCTCATCATACAGGCAGCATGTCATAATTTCACCACGCTCGCTGTGCTGCGAGCCCTAGGTGGTGCAGCAGAGGCATGCGCGGACCCAGCTTTCATGCTCATCACTGGTATGTGGTATACGCGACGTGAACAGCCGGTACGCTTAGGTTTATGGTACACTGCCAATGGTTTGGGGATCGCGCTTGGTGGTCTTCTGGGCTACGGAATAGGTAATATCAGAGGCGCCCTTCCGTCGTGGAAGTACGAGTTCATCGTAAT TGGCTCTCTTTGTGCAGCCTGGGGAATCGTTATGTTCATTCTCCTGCCGGACTCGCCAGTTACTGCGCCGCTTCTCACCAAGCGGCAGCGCCGAATTGCCATCGAAAGAGTGAGGGAAAACCAGACGGGTATTGAAAACAAGCATATCAAGCCACACCAGATTTGGGAAGCTTTTACGGACTACAAGCTCTACATCTTCTTTTTACTGGGTGTATCTT GCAACATTCCCAACGGTGGTATCTCGAACTTTGGAACTATTATCATTCAAGGTTTCGGTTTCTCGACGCTCGTGACAACCTTGATGCAG ATCCCTTACGGAGCGATTATCGCactctccatcctcctctgCGTGTACCTCAATGACCGCTTCGAAAACAGGCGTTGCGTCTTCATCGtgatcttcctcctcccgaACATTGCAGGAGCCTTCGGGCTACGCTTCGTCCCACCGCATGTCAAAGTCGGTCGCTTGATTTGCTACTACTTGACCGGGCCATACAATGCTGCCTTCGTGCTGATTCTCAGTATGCAAATCGCAAACACAGCCG GACACACGAAAAAGGTCGTTACCAACGCAGTCCTCTTCCTAGGTTACTGTACCGGTAACATAGCAGGACCTTTCTTTTACAAGGAGAGCCAAAA GCCAACCTATGATCTGGGAATCTGGTCAATGATCGTCTGCCACCTTGTCGAAGTCGTGCTTATTACGGCTCTCGGTCTTCTGCTTCGCTGGGAGAACAAACGCCGTGACCGAATCCAGTCCCAGTTGGCTGGTGgtttggaaggaagagattTAGATTCCACAGCATTTCTGGATTTGACGGACAGGGAGAATCTCAA CTTCCGATATATTTACTAG